A single window of Periophthalmus magnuspinnatus isolate fPerMag1 chromosome 9, fPerMag1.2.pri, whole genome shotgun sequence DNA harbors:
- the zgc:110329 gene encoding tetraspanin-15 — translation MPPYSEMRKSNRFYYFIKFTLNVYSMLFSLMGLCVLCVGVYAEVERQKNRTLEGLFLAPAVVLILLGLVMFTVSVVGMVGSLRDNKTLLHMFLCVLCVLLLLQAVALTTALIFEKKTSALFQSSIREGIKHYYDDLDFKNILDYVQQKFSCCGGDEYKDWGVNQYHFCNGTGPLACGVPYTCCVRRKVGEVINTLCGYRTLDQQRETLHEVIHVRGCIHAVNLWMSDNIGITIALCCAIGLPQLLGIILSCVFWNLLVDMSQSADMVDFKLKKSEFNYSELDLAGAGWCMCLPRDEGYLPVPASEPELDPIDIHLEKLKKQQPRTHSQLREMQRSASGLDEVDKGRKQKREH, via the exons ATGCCGCCCTACTCAGAGATGAGAAAAAGCAATCGCTTCTACTACTTCATCAAATTCACCCTAAACGTATACTCCATGCTGTTTTCG CTGATGggtctgtgtgtgctgtgcgTGGGGGTATATGCCGAGGTGGAAAGGCAGAAGAACCGGACCCTGGAGGGGCTGTTCCTGGCCCCTGCTGTGGTGCTCATTCTCCTGGGGCTAGTCATGTTCACCGTTTCTGTGGTGGGCATGGTGGGATCGCTGCGGGACAACAAGACTCTACTGCACATG tttctcTGTGTTCTTTGCGTGTTGCTGCTCCTCCAGGCAGTCGCTCTCACCACAGCTCTCATCTTTGAGAAAAAG ACGTCTGCCTTATTTCAAAGCAGTATACGAGAAGGCATTAAACACTACTACGACGATCTGGACTTCAAAAACATCCTGGATTATGTGCAGCAAAAG TTTTCCTGTTGTGGAGGCGATGAGTACAAAGACTGGGGAGTGAATCAGTACCACTTCTGTAATGGCACTGGTCCATTGGCCTGTGGGGTTCCTTATACATGCTGCGTCAGACGGAAA GTGGGAGAGGTCATCAATACACTCTGCGGATACAGGACACTGGATCAGCAG AGGGAGACTCTACATGAGGTGATCCATGTGCGCGGCTGTATCCATGCGGTCAATCTATGGATGAGCGACAACATCGGCATCACCATCGCCTTGTGCTGCGCCATCGGACTGCCTCAG CTCCTGGGCATCATCCTAAGCTGTGTCTTCTGGAACCTGCTTGTGGACATGAGCCAGTCAGCCGACATGGTGGATTTCAAGCTCAAGAAGTCTGAGTTTAACTACAGTGAGCTGGACCTGGCTGGCGCAGGATGGTGCATGTGCCTGCCCCGGGATGAAGGGTACCTGCCTGTGCCTGCCTCTGAGCCTGAGCTGGACCCCATCGACATCCACCTGGAGAAGCTCAAGAAGCAGCAGCCGCGCACCCACTCCCAGCTCCGCGAAA